Below is a window of Fibrobacter sp. UWB11 DNA.
TCAGGATGACATGAAACGCTTTCGCATTGTGTGTTACTTCACAGAAGCCGTCAGCAGCTTTGTAATCGCAGCGACGTATTCAGCGGGGTTCGGGAGCGGAGAACCTTCGGCGAGCAAAGCCTGACCGTAGAGAGCCTTCGGCCAATCGCCAAGATCTTCCTTCGCTTCGGCCTTCTTCTTGAGCATTTCGCAAATCGGGTGCGTCGGGTTGATTTCCAAGATGCGCTTGGACTTCGGCAAGTTCTTCTGGCCCATGGCCTTCATCATGCGTTCCATCTGGGCGCTCATGGCATCTTCGCTAGTCACGAGGCAGCACGGGCTGTCCTTGAGACGGCTAGAAACGCGGACTTCCTTGATGTTTTCGTCCAAGACCTTCTGCAAGTTTTCGCAGAGACCCTTGAAAATGCCCTTGTTTTCTTCTTCGGCCTTCTTTTCTTCTTCGGTCTTTTCGAAGTCCACATCGCCACGGGAAATGTCGTGGAACTTCTTGTCGCCGAATTCCGTGAGGCTAGACATCATGAATTCATCGATGCCGTCGCTCATGAGCAACACTTCGTAGCCCTTGGCCTTGAATGCTTCAAGCATCGGGTTCGACTTAATGGCGTTCTTGTCGCCCACGAGGTAGTAGATTTCCTTCTGGCCTTCCGGCATGCGCTTTACGTATTCGTCGAGGCTTACGAGAGCGTCGCCTTCAGTCTTGGTGCTTTCGAAACGGAGCAACTTCTTGAGTTCATCAAGATGTTCCCAGTTCATGTAGAAGCCTTCCTTAAGGACCATGCCGAGTTCACGCCACCAAGCGTTGTACTTAGCGACATCCTTGTCGGCCATGTTCTGCAAGGCGTCGAGCACCTTCTTGATCACGTGCTTGCGGATGTTCGTGATAATCTTGTTGTTCTGCAAGATTTCACGGGACACGTTCAGCGGCAAGTCTTCGGAATCGACTACACCGCGCACAAAGCGGAGCCACGGCGGCAGCAAGTCCTTGCAGTCGTCCATGATAAAGACTTTCTTCACATAGAGCTTCAGACCGTGCAATGCGTCGTTGTGCCAAATGTTGAACGGAGCCTTCGACGGAATGTAGACGAGGCTCCAGAATTCCTGGGAACCTTCAGCGTGGCTGTGGCTCCAGGCGGCCGGTTCGTCGGCTTCGTGGCTGATGACGTTGTAGAAATCCTTGTATTGTTCTTCGGTGACGTCCTTTTCGCTCTGGCGCCACAAAGCGGTCTTGTCGTTCAAACGTTCTTCCGGCTTTTCTTCGAGTTCGCCCTTGTCGTTCTTCGTTGCTTCCGGGTGGAAGTAAATGCCGTAGCTCACAAAGCCGCTGTACT
It encodes the following:
- the htpG gene encoding molecular chaperone HtpG, with the translated sequence MATEKMEFQTEVRDMLNLMINSLYSNKEIFLRELVSNAADALDKRRFLSLSNADLLPMGTQLRIDISVNKEGKRIVVEDNGIGMNKEDLINCLGTIARSGTKNFIKNLKEGDKGSVDLIGQFGVGFYSVFMVAKKVEVLTLKAGEKQGYLWASEGTGDFEISEAPLDKVGTKITLYLKDDEDAEDFASEWKIKDIVQKYSGFVSYGIYFHPEATKNDKGELEEKPEERLNDKTALWRQSEKDVTEEQYKDFYNVISHEADEPAAWSHSHAEGSQEFWSLVYIPSKAPFNIWHNDALHGLKLYVKKVFIMDDCKDLLPPWLRFVRGVVDSEDLPLNVSREILQNNKIITNIRKHVIKKVLDALQNMADKDVAKYNAWWRELGMVLKEGFYMNWEHLDELKKLLRFESTKTEGDALVSLDEYVKRMPEGQKEIYYLVGDKNAIKSNPMLEAFKAKGYEVLLMSDGIDEFMMSSLTEFGDKKFHDISRGDVDFEKTEEEKKAEEENKGIFKGLCENLQKVLDENIKEVRVSSRLKDSPCCLVTSEDAMSAQMERMMKAMGQKNLPKSKRILEINPTHPICEMLKKKAEAKEDLGDWPKALYGQALLAEGSPLPNPAEYVAAITKLLTASVK